One Nicotiana sylvestris chromosome 12, ASM39365v2, whole genome shotgun sequence genomic window carries:
- the LOC138883936 gene encoding uncharacterized protein — MSSQSTYRPHYRQGNRGPSSSGYRNFGQIYAITPACQTCGRSHLGQCRVLTGECFRCDQLGYHMRDFPEPPRNFNQASIQSAAPTQTTRNTLGATGTGNRGQGARDHAIVNQGQGNAGRGEARVFAFTRQDAEASNAVVTCILFVCSFDALALIDPGSTHSYVSSYFALRFSRQPELLNDPFLVATPVGESLLAEYVYRACQIRVEGRDTLADLIVLDMIDFNMLMGMDWLSSCYAIVDCHAKIVKFEIPNEPSFILRGSQVPKTCKIVSFMKAQRLLNKGCLGFLAIVNDTRKETISIENVPVVREFSDVFPEDLPGLPPI; from the coding sequence ATGTCTTCACAGTCCACATACCGACCACATTACAGACAAGGTAATAGGGGACCATCATCTTCTGGATATCGTAATTTTGGGCAAATATATGCCATTACTCCAGCCTGCCAGACTTGTGGTAGATCACATTTGGGCCAATGTCGTGTTCTAACTGGAGAGTGCTTTCGGTGTGACCAGTTGGGATATCACATGAGGGATTTCCCTGAGCCTCCCAGAAATTTCAACCAGGCTTCTATTCAGTCAGCTGCACCGACTCAGACTACTCGTAATACTTTAGGAGCTACAGGTACAGGAAATAGAGGTCAAggtgctagagatcatgctattGTGAATCAAGGACAAGGCAATGCTGGTAGAGGTGAGGCAAgagtttttgcatttactagaCAAGATGCTGAGGCCTCGAACGCAGTGGTTACATGTATtctttttgtctgttcatttgaTGCCCTTGCATtaattgatccgggatctactcaCTCCTATGTGTCCTCATACTTTGCTTTGAGATTTAGTAGACAACCTGAGCTTTTGAATGATCCTTTTCTAGTTGCTACTCCTGTTGGAGAGTCTTTGTTAGCTGAATACGTGTATCGTGCTTGTCAGATTCGGGTTGAGGGTAGGGATACTCTAGCTGACCTTATTgtacttgatatgattgactttAACATGctgatgggaatggattggttatcttcttgCTATGCTATAGTCGATTGTCATGCAAAGATAGTTAAGTTTGAGATACCAAATGAACCCAGTTTTATTCTAAGAGGGAGTCAAGTTCCAAAGACTTGCAAAATTGTATCTTTTATGAAGGCTCAACGACTTCTAAACAAAGGTTGCTTGGGTTTCTTAGCTATTGTAAATgatacaagaaaggaaacaattagtatagaaaatgtaccagtagtgagagaattttctgatgtatttcctgaggaTTTACCAGGATTGCCTCCAATATGA